The following are from one region of the Prionailurus bengalensis isolate Pbe53 chromosome A2, Fcat_Pben_1.1_paternal_pri, whole genome shotgun sequence genome:
- the SMARCD3 gene encoding SWI/SNF-related matrix-associated actin-dependent regulator of chromatin subfamily D member 3 isoform X1, giving the protein MAADEVAGGARKATKSKLFEFLVHGVRPGMPSGARMPHQGAPMGPPGSPYMGSPAVRPGLAPAGMEPARKRAAPPPGQSQAQSQGQPVPTAPARSRSAKRRKMADKILPQRIRELVPESQAYMDLLAFERKLDQTIMRKRVDIQEALKRPMKQKRKLRLYISNTFNPAKPDAEDSDGSIASWELRVEGKLLDDVRPGPGLSRCPGPSKQKRKFSSFFKSLVIELDKDLYGPDNHLVEWHRTPTTQETDGFQVKRPGDLSVRCTLLLMLDYQPPQFKLDPRLARLLGLHTQSRSAIVQALWQYVKTNRLQDSHDKEYINGDKYFQQIFDCPRLKFSEIPQRLTALLLPPDPIVINHVISVDPSDQKKTACYDIDVEVEEPLKGQMSSFLLSTANQQEISALDSKIHETIESINQLKIQRDFMLSFSRDPKGYIQDLLRSQSRDLKVMTDVAGNPEEERRAEFYHQPWSQEAVSRYFYCKIQQRRQELEQSLVVRTT; this is encoded by the exons ATGGCCGCGGACGAAGTTGCCGGAGGGGCGCGCAAAGCCACGAAAAGCAAACTTTTTGAGTTTCTGGTCCATGGGGTG cgccCCGGGATGCCGTCTGGAGCCCGGATGCCCCACCAGGGGGCGCCCATGGGCCCCCCGGGCTCCCCGTACATGGGCAGCCCCGCCGTGCGACCCGGCCTGGCCCCCGCGGGCATGGAGCCCGCCCGCAAGCGAGCAGCGCCCCCGCCCGGCCAGAGCCAGGCCCAGAGCCAGGGCCAGCCGGTGCCCACCGCCCCCGCGCGGAGCCGCAG tgCCAAGAGGAGGAAGATGGCTGACAAAATCCTCCCTCAAAGG ATCCGGGAGCTGGTCCCCGAGTCCCAGGCTTATATGGACCTCCTGGCATTTGAGAGGAAACTAGATCAAACCATCATGCGGAAGCGGGTGGACATCCAAGAGGCTCTGAAGAGGCCGATGAAG CAAAAGCGGAAGCTGCGTCTTTATATCTCCAATACGTTTAACCCTGCGAAGCCCGATGCTGAAGATTCCGATGGCAGCATCGCCTCCTGGGAGCTGCGGGTGGAGGGGAAGCTCCTGGATGACGTACGTCCTGGCCCAGGTCTCTCCAGGTGTCCTGGG CCCAGCAAGCAGAAGCGGAAGTTCTCTTCCTTCTTCAAGAGTTTGGTCATTGAGCTGGACAAAGACCTTTATGGCCCTGACAACCACCTAGTTGAG TGGCACCGCACACCCACGACCCAGGAGACGGACGGCTTCCAGGTGAAGAGGCCGGGGGACCTGAGCGTACGATGCACGCTGCTTCTCATGCTGGACTACCag CCTCCCCAATTCAAACTGGATCCCCGCTTGGCCCGGCTGCTGGGGTTGCACACACAGAGCCGCTCCGCCATCGTGCAGGCCCTGTGGCAGTATGTGAAAACCAACAGGCTGCAGGACTCACATGACAAGGAATACATCAATGGGGACAAATATTTCCAGCAG ATTTTTGATTGCCCCCGGCTGAAGTTTTCTGAGATTCCCCAGCGCCTCACAGCTCTGCTGTTGCCCCCTGACCCAATTGTCATCAACCACGTCATCAG CGTGGACCCGTCGGACCAGAAGAAGACGGCGTGCTATGACATTGATGTGGAGGTGGAGGAGCCCCTGAAGGGACAGATGAGCAGCTTCCTTCTGTCCACGGCCAACCAGCAGGAGATCAGCGCTCTGGACAGTAAG ATCCATGAGACGATTGAGTCCATAAACCAGCTCAAGATCCAGAGGGACTTCATGCTAAGCTTCTCCAGAGACCCCAAAGGCTACATCCAAGACCTGCTCCGCTCCCAGAGCCGGGACCTCAAG GTGATGACGGACGTGGCAGGCAACCCTGAGGAGGAGCGCCGGGCTGAGTTTTACCACCAGCCCTGGTCCCAGGAAGCCGTCAGCCGCTATTTCTACTGCAAG ATCCAGCAGCGCCGGCAGGAGCTGGAGCAGTCGCTGGTCGTGCGCACCACCTAG
- the SMARCD3 gene encoding SWI/SNF-related matrix-associated actin-dependent regulator of chromatin subfamily D member 3 isoform X6, giving the protein MADKILPQRIRELVPESQAYMDLLAFERKLDQTIMRKRVDIQEALKRPMKQKRKLRLYISNTFNPAKPDAEDSDGSIASWELRVEGKLLDDVRPGPGLSRCPGPSKQKRKFSSFFKSLVIELDKDLYGPDNHLVEWHRTPTTQETDGFQVKRPGDLSVRCTLLLMLDYQPPQFKLDPRLARLLGLHTQSRSAIVQALWQYVKTNRLQDSHDKEYINGDKYFQQIFDCPRLKFSEIPQRLTALLLPPDPIVINHVISVDPSDQKKTACYDIDVEVEEPLKGQMSSFLLSTANQQEISALDSKIHETIESINQLKIQRDFMLSFSRDPKGYIQDLLRSQSRDLKVMTDVAGNPEEERRAEFYHQPWSQEAVSRYFYCKIQQRRQELEQSLVVRTT; this is encoded by the exons ATGGCTGACAAAATCCTCCCTCAAAGG ATCCGGGAGCTGGTCCCCGAGTCCCAGGCTTATATGGACCTCCTGGCATTTGAGAGGAAACTAGATCAAACCATCATGCGGAAGCGGGTGGACATCCAAGAGGCTCTGAAGAGGCCGATGAAG CAAAAGCGGAAGCTGCGTCTTTATATCTCCAATACGTTTAACCCTGCGAAGCCCGATGCTGAAGATTCCGATGGCAGCATCGCCTCCTGGGAGCTGCGGGTGGAGGGGAAGCTCCTGGATGACGTACGTCCTGGCCCAGGTCTCTCCAGGTGTCCTGGG CCCAGCAAGCAGAAGCGGAAGTTCTCTTCCTTCTTCAAGAGTTTGGTCATTGAGCTGGACAAAGACCTTTATGGCCCTGACAACCACCTAGTTGAG TGGCACCGCACACCCACGACCCAGGAGACGGACGGCTTCCAGGTGAAGAGGCCGGGGGACCTGAGCGTACGATGCACGCTGCTTCTCATGCTGGACTACCag CCTCCCCAATTCAAACTGGATCCCCGCTTGGCCCGGCTGCTGGGGTTGCACACACAGAGCCGCTCCGCCATCGTGCAGGCCCTGTGGCAGTATGTGAAAACCAACAGGCTGCAGGACTCACATGACAAGGAATACATCAATGGGGACAAATATTTCCAGCAG ATTTTTGATTGCCCCCGGCTGAAGTTTTCTGAGATTCCCCAGCGCCTCACAGCTCTGCTGTTGCCCCCTGACCCAATTGTCATCAACCACGTCATCAG CGTGGACCCGTCGGACCAGAAGAAGACGGCGTGCTATGACATTGATGTGGAGGTGGAGGAGCCCCTGAAGGGACAGATGAGCAGCTTCCTTCTGTCCACGGCCAACCAGCAGGAGATCAGCGCTCTGGACAGTAAG ATCCATGAGACGATTGAGTCCATAAACCAGCTCAAGATCCAGAGGGACTTCATGCTAAGCTTCTCCAGAGACCCCAAAGGCTACATCCAAGACCTGCTCCGCTCCCAGAGCCGGGACCTCAAG GTGATGACGGACGTGGCAGGCAACCCTGAGGAGGAGCGCCGGGCTGAGTTTTACCACCAGCCCTGGTCCCAGGAAGCCGTCAGCCGCTATTTCTACTGCAAG ATCCAGCAGCGCCGGCAGGAGCTGGAGCAGTCGCTGGTCGTGCGCACCACCTAG
- the SMARCD3 gene encoding SWI/SNF-related matrix-associated actin-dependent regulator of chromatin subfamily D member 3 isoform X3, translated as MTPGLQHPPAVVQRPGMPSGARMPHQGAPMGPPGSPYMGSPAVRPGLAPAGMEPARKRAAPPPGQSQAQSQGQPVPTAPARSRSAKRRKMADKILPQRIRELVPESQAYMDLLAFERKLDQTIMRKRVDIQEALKRPMKQKRKLRLYISNTFNPAKPDAEDSDGSIASWELRVEGKLLDDVRPGPGLSRCPGPSKQKRKFSSFFKSLVIELDKDLYGPDNHLVEWHRTPTTQETDGFQVKRPGDLSVRCTLLLMLDYQPPQFKLDPRLARLLGLHTQSRSAIVQALWQYVKTNRLQDSHDKEYINGDKYFQQIFDCPRLKFSEIPQRLTALLLPPDPIVINHVISVDPSDQKKTACYDIDVEVEEPLKGQMSSFLLSTANQQEISALDSKIHETIESINQLKIQRDFMLSFSRDPKGYIQDLLRSQSRDLKVMTDVAGNPEEERRAEFYHQPWSQEAVSRYFYCKIQQRRQELEQSLVVRTT; from the exons cgccCCGGGATGCCGTCTGGAGCCCGGATGCCCCACCAGGGGGCGCCCATGGGCCCCCCGGGCTCCCCGTACATGGGCAGCCCCGCCGTGCGACCCGGCCTGGCCCCCGCGGGCATGGAGCCCGCCCGCAAGCGAGCAGCGCCCCCGCCCGGCCAGAGCCAGGCCCAGAGCCAGGGCCAGCCGGTGCCCACCGCCCCCGCGCGGAGCCGCAG tgCCAAGAGGAGGAAGATGGCTGACAAAATCCTCCCTCAAAGG ATCCGGGAGCTGGTCCCCGAGTCCCAGGCTTATATGGACCTCCTGGCATTTGAGAGGAAACTAGATCAAACCATCATGCGGAAGCGGGTGGACATCCAAGAGGCTCTGAAGAGGCCGATGAAG CAAAAGCGGAAGCTGCGTCTTTATATCTCCAATACGTTTAACCCTGCGAAGCCCGATGCTGAAGATTCCGATGGCAGCATCGCCTCCTGGGAGCTGCGGGTGGAGGGGAAGCTCCTGGATGACGTACGTCCTGGCCCAGGTCTCTCCAGGTGTCCTGGG CCCAGCAAGCAGAAGCGGAAGTTCTCTTCCTTCTTCAAGAGTTTGGTCATTGAGCTGGACAAAGACCTTTATGGCCCTGACAACCACCTAGTTGAG TGGCACCGCACACCCACGACCCAGGAGACGGACGGCTTCCAGGTGAAGAGGCCGGGGGACCTGAGCGTACGATGCACGCTGCTTCTCATGCTGGACTACCag CCTCCCCAATTCAAACTGGATCCCCGCTTGGCCCGGCTGCTGGGGTTGCACACACAGAGCCGCTCCGCCATCGTGCAGGCCCTGTGGCAGTATGTGAAAACCAACAGGCTGCAGGACTCACATGACAAGGAATACATCAATGGGGACAAATATTTCCAGCAG ATTTTTGATTGCCCCCGGCTGAAGTTTTCTGAGATTCCCCAGCGCCTCACAGCTCTGCTGTTGCCCCCTGACCCAATTGTCATCAACCACGTCATCAG CGTGGACCCGTCGGACCAGAAGAAGACGGCGTGCTATGACATTGATGTGGAGGTGGAGGAGCCCCTGAAGGGACAGATGAGCAGCTTCCTTCTGTCCACGGCCAACCAGCAGGAGATCAGCGCTCTGGACAGTAAG ATCCATGAGACGATTGAGTCCATAAACCAGCTCAAGATCCAGAGGGACTTCATGCTAAGCTTCTCCAGAGACCCCAAAGGCTACATCCAAGACCTGCTCCGCTCCCAGAGCCGGGACCTCAAG GTGATGACGGACGTGGCAGGCAACCCTGAGGAGGAGCGCCGGGCTGAGTTTTACCACCAGCCCTGGTCCCAGGAAGCCGTCAGCCGCTATTTCTACTGCAAG ATCCAGCAGCGCCGGCAGGAGCTGGAGCAGTCGCTGGTCGTGCGCACCACCTAG
- the SMARCD3 gene encoding SWI/SNF-related matrix-associated actin-dependent regulator of chromatin subfamily D member 3 isoform X5, whose amino-acid sequence MPSGARMPHQGAPMGPPGSPYMGSPAVRPGLAPAGMEPARKRAAPPPGQSQAQSQGQPVPTAPARSRSAKRRKMADKILPQRIRELVPESQAYMDLLAFERKLDQTIMRKRVDIQEALKRPMKQKRKLRLYISNTFNPAKPDAEDSDGSIASWELRVEGKLLDDVRPGPGLSRCPGPSKQKRKFSSFFKSLVIELDKDLYGPDNHLVEWHRTPTTQETDGFQVKRPGDLSVRCTLLLMLDYQPPQFKLDPRLARLLGLHTQSRSAIVQALWQYVKTNRLQDSHDKEYINGDKYFQQIFDCPRLKFSEIPQRLTALLLPPDPIVINHVISVDPSDQKKTACYDIDVEVEEPLKGQMSSFLLSTANQQEISALDSKIHETIESINQLKIQRDFMLSFSRDPKGYIQDLLRSQSRDLKVMTDVAGNPEEERRAEFYHQPWSQEAVSRYFYCKIQQRRQELEQSLVVRTT is encoded by the exons ATGCCGTCTGGAGCCCGGATGCCCCACCAGGGGGCGCCCATGGGCCCCCCGGGCTCCCCGTACATGGGCAGCCCCGCCGTGCGACCCGGCCTGGCCCCCGCGGGCATGGAGCCCGCCCGCAAGCGAGCAGCGCCCCCGCCCGGCCAGAGCCAGGCCCAGAGCCAGGGCCAGCCGGTGCCCACCGCCCCCGCGCGGAGCCGCAG tgCCAAGAGGAGGAAGATGGCTGACAAAATCCTCCCTCAAAGG ATCCGGGAGCTGGTCCCCGAGTCCCAGGCTTATATGGACCTCCTGGCATTTGAGAGGAAACTAGATCAAACCATCATGCGGAAGCGGGTGGACATCCAAGAGGCTCTGAAGAGGCCGATGAAG CAAAAGCGGAAGCTGCGTCTTTATATCTCCAATACGTTTAACCCTGCGAAGCCCGATGCTGAAGATTCCGATGGCAGCATCGCCTCCTGGGAGCTGCGGGTGGAGGGGAAGCTCCTGGATGACGTACGTCCTGGCCCAGGTCTCTCCAGGTGTCCTGGG CCCAGCAAGCAGAAGCGGAAGTTCTCTTCCTTCTTCAAGAGTTTGGTCATTGAGCTGGACAAAGACCTTTATGGCCCTGACAACCACCTAGTTGAG TGGCACCGCACACCCACGACCCAGGAGACGGACGGCTTCCAGGTGAAGAGGCCGGGGGACCTGAGCGTACGATGCACGCTGCTTCTCATGCTGGACTACCag CCTCCCCAATTCAAACTGGATCCCCGCTTGGCCCGGCTGCTGGGGTTGCACACACAGAGCCGCTCCGCCATCGTGCAGGCCCTGTGGCAGTATGTGAAAACCAACAGGCTGCAGGACTCACATGACAAGGAATACATCAATGGGGACAAATATTTCCAGCAG ATTTTTGATTGCCCCCGGCTGAAGTTTTCTGAGATTCCCCAGCGCCTCACAGCTCTGCTGTTGCCCCCTGACCCAATTGTCATCAACCACGTCATCAG CGTGGACCCGTCGGACCAGAAGAAGACGGCGTGCTATGACATTGATGTGGAGGTGGAGGAGCCCCTGAAGGGACAGATGAGCAGCTTCCTTCTGTCCACGGCCAACCAGCAGGAGATCAGCGCTCTGGACAGTAAG ATCCATGAGACGATTGAGTCCATAAACCAGCTCAAGATCCAGAGGGACTTCATGCTAAGCTTCTCCAGAGACCCCAAAGGCTACATCCAAGACCTGCTCCGCTCCCAGAGCCGGGACCTCAAG GTGATGACGGACGTGGCAGGCAACCCTGAGGAGGAGCGCCGGGCTGAGTTTTACCACCAGCCCTGGTCCCAGGAAGCCGTCAGCCGCTATTTCTACTGCAAG ATCCAGCAGCGCCGGCAGGAGCTGGAGCAGTCGCTGGTCGTGCGCACCACCTAG
- the SMARCD3 gene encoding SWI/SNF-related matrix-associated actin-dependent regulator of chromatin subfamily D member 3 isoform X4, with product MTPGLQHPPAVVQRPGMPSGARMPHQGAPMGPPGSPYMGSPAVRPGLAPAGMEPARKRAAPPPGQSQAQSQGQPVPTAPARSRSAKRRKMADKILPQRIRELVPESQAYMDLLAFERKLDQTIMRKRVDIQEALKRPMKQKRKLRLYISNTFNPAKPDAEDSDGSIASWELRVEGKLLDDPSKQKRKFSSFFKSLVIELDKDLYGPDNHLVEWHRTPTTQETDGFQVKRPGDLSVRCTLLLMLDYQPPQFKLDPRLARLLGLHTQSRSAIVQALWQYVKTNRLQDSHDKEYINGDKYFQQIFDCPRLKFSEIPQRLTALLLPPDPIVINHVISVDPSDQKKTACYDIDVEVEEPLKGQMSSFLLSTANQQEISALDSKIHETIESINQLKIQRDFMLSFSRDPKGYIQDLLRSQSRDLKVMTDVAGNPEEERRAEFYHQPWSQEAVSRYFYCKIQQRRQELEQSLVVRTT from the exons cgccCCGGGATGCCGTCTGGAGCCCGGATGCCCCACCAGGGGGCGCCCATGGGCCCCCCGGGCTCCCCGTACATGGGCAGCCCCGCCGTGCGACCCGGCCTGGCCCCCGCGGGCATGGAGCCCGCCCGCAAGCGAGCAGCGCCCCCGCCCGGCCAGAGCCAGGCCCAGAGCCAGGGCCAGCCGGTGCCCACCGCCCCCGCGCGGAGCCGCAG tgCCAAGAGGAGGAAGATGGCTGACAAAATCCTCCCTCAAAGG ATCCGGGAGCTGGTCCCCGAGTCCCAGGCTTATATGGACCTCCTGGCATTTGAGAGGAAACTAGATCAAACCATCATGCGGAAGCGGGTGGACATCCAAGAGGCTCTGAAGAGGCCGATGAAG CAAAAGCGGAAGCTGCGTCTTTATATCTCCAATACGTTTAACCCTGCGAAGCCCGATGCTGAAGATTCCGATGGCAGCATCGCCTCCTGGGAGCTGCGGGTGGAGGGGAAGCTCCTGGATGAC CCCAGCAAGCAGAAGCGGAAGTTCTCTTCCTTCTTCAAGAGTTTGGTCATTGAGCTGGACAAAGACCTTTATGGCCCTGACAACCACCTAGTTGAG TGGCACCGCACACCCACGACCCAGGAGACGGACGGCTTCCAGGTGAAGAGGCCGGGGGACCTGAGCGTACGATGCACGCTGCTTCTCATGCTGGACTACCag CCTCCCCAATTCAAACTGGATCCCCGCTTGGCCCGGCTGCTGGGGTTGCACACACAGAGCCGCTCCGCCATCGTGCAGGCCCTGTGGCAGTATGTGAAAACCAACAGGCTGCAGGACTCACATGACAAGGAATACATCAATGGGGACAAATATTTCCAGCAG ATTTTTGATTGCCCCCGGCTGAAGTTTTCTGAGATTCCCCAGCGCCTCACAGCTCTGCTGTTGCCCCCTGACCCAATTGTCATCAACCACGTCATCAG CGTGGACCCGTCGGACCAGAAGAAGACGGCGTGCTATGACATTGATGTGGAGGTGGAGGAGCCCCTGAAGGGACAGATGAGCAGCTTCCTTCTGTCCACGGCCAACCAGCAGGAGATCAGCGCTCTGGACAGTAAG ATCCATGAGACGATTGAGTCCATAAACCAGCTCAAGATCCAGAGGGACTTCATGCTAAGCTTCTCCAGAGACCCCAAAGGCTACATCCAAGACCTGCTCCGCTCCCAGAGCCGGGACCTCAAG GTGATGACGGACGTGGCAGGCAACCCTGAGGAGGAGCGCCGGGCTGAGTTTTACCACCAGCCCTGGTCCCAGGAAGCCGTCAGCCGCTATTTCTACTGCAAG ATCCAGCAGCGCCGGCAGGAGCTGGAGCAGTCGCTGGTCGTGCGCACCACCTAG
- the SMARCD3 gene encoding SWI/SNF-related matrix-associated actin-dependent regulator of chromatin subfamily D member 3 isoform X2 yields MAADEVAGGARKATKSKLFEFLVHGVRPGMPSGARMPHQGAPMGPPGSPYMGSPAVRPGLAPAGMEPARKRAAPPPGQSQAQSQGQPVPTAPARSRSAKRRKMADKILPQRIRELVPESQAYMDLLAFERKLDQTIMRKRVDIQEALKRPMKQKRKLRLYISNTFNPAKPDAEDSDGSIASWELRVEGKLLDDPSKQKRKFSSFFKSLVIELDKDLYGPDNHLVEWHRTPTTQETDGFQVKRPGDLSVRCTLLLMLDYQPPQFKLDPRLARLLGLHTQSRSAIVQALWQYVKTNRLQDSHDKEYINGDKYFQQIFDCPRLKFSEIPQRLTALLLPPDPIVINHVISVDPSDQKKTACYDIDVEVEEPLKGQMSSFLLSTANQQEISALDSKIHETIESINQLKIQRDFMLSFSRDPKGYIQDLLRSQSRDLKVMTDVAGNPEEERRAEFYHQPWSQEAVSRYFYCKIQQRRQELEQSLVVRTT; encoded by the exons ATGGCCGCGGACGAAGTTGCCGGAGGGGCGCGCAAAGCCACGAAAAGCAAACTTTTTGAGTTTCTGGTCCATGGGGTG cgccCCGGGATGCCGTCTGGAGCCCGGATGCCCCACCAGGGGGCGCCCATGGGCCCCCCGGGCTCCCCGTACATGGGCAGCCCCGCCGTGCGACCCGGCCTGGCCCCCGCGGGCATGGAGCCCGCCCGCAAGCGAGCAGCGCCCCCGCCCGGCCAGAGCCAGGCCCAGAGCCAGGGCCAGCCGGTGCCCACCGCCCCCGCGCGGAGCCGCAG tgCCAAGAGGAGGAAGATGGCTGACAAAATCCTCCCTCAAAGG ATCCGGGAGCTGGTCCCCGAGTCCCAGGCTTATATGGACCTCCTGGCATTTGAGAGGAAACTAGATCAAACCATCATGCGGAAGCGGGTGGACATCCAAGAGGCTCTGAAGAGGCCGATGAAG CAAAAGCGGAAGCTGCGTCTTTATATCTCCAATACGTTTAACCCTGCGAAGCCCGATGCTGAAGATTCCGATGGCAGCATCGCCTCCTGGGAGCTGCGGGTGGAGGGGAAGCTCCTGGATGAC CCCAGCAAGCAGAAGCGGAAGTTCTCTTCCTTCTTCAAGAGTTTGGTCATTGAGCTGGACAAAGACCTTTATGGCCCTGACAACCACCTAGTTGAG TGGCACCGCACACCCACGACCCAGGAGACGGACGGCTTCCAGGTGAAGAGGCCGGGGGACCTGAGCGTACGATGCACGCTGCTTCTCATGCTGGACTACCag CCTCCCCAATTCAAACTGGATCCCCGCTTGGCCCGGCTGCTGGGGTTGCACACACAGAGCCGCTCCGCCATCGTGCAGGCCCTGTGGCAGTATGTGAAAACCAACAGGCTGCAGGACTCACATGACAAGGAATACATCAATGGGGACAAATATTTCCAGCAG ATTTTTGATTGCCCCCGGCTGAAGTTTTCTGAGATTCCCCAGCGCCTCACAGCTCTGCTGTTGCCCCCTGACCCAATTGTCATCAACCACGTCATCAG CGTGGACCCGTCGGACCAGAAGAAGACGGCGTGCTATGACATTGATGTGGAGGTGGAGGAGCCCCTGAAGGGACAGATGAGCAGCTTCCTTCTGTCCACGGCCAACCAGCAGGAGATCAGCGCTCTGGACAGTAAG ATCCATGAGACGATTGAGTCCATAAACCAGCTCAAGATCCAGAGGGACTTCATGCTAAGCTTCTCCAGAGACCCCAAAGGCTACATCCAAGACCTGCTCCGCTCCCAGAGCCGGGACCTCAAG GTGATGACGGACGTGGCAGGCAACCCTGAGGAGGAGCGCCGGGCTGAGTTTTACCACCAGCCCTGGTCCCAGGAAGCCGTCAGCCGCTATTTCTACTGCAAG ATCCAGCAGCGCCGGCAGGAGCTGGAGCAGTCGCTGGTCGTGCGCACCACCTAG